From a single Prochlorococcus sp. MIT 0603 genomic region:
- a CDS encoding inward rectifier potassium channel has translation MTLELTDLVKDFVATELLSKVELDFLEAELWETFQHIGELTSLSMAPSNISKRLDLADGASWSLCCAAVLDVARPLDDSRVNKLSNLIKEHSIQ, from the coding sequence CCTTGAATTAACCGATTTAGTAAAAGATTTTGTAGCAACAGAGCTTCTTTCAAAAGTAGAACTCGATTTCTTAGAAGCTGAGTTATGGGAAACTTTTCAGCACATCGGAGAATTAACTTCTCTTTCTATGGCTCCTTCCAACATTTCTAAAAGGCTGGATTTAGCAGATGGGGCAAGTTGGTCTTTATGTTGCGCGGCTGTCCTTGACGTTGCAAGGCCTTTGGATGATTCTCGGGTGAATAAACTATCTAATTTAATAAAGGAGCATTCGATTCAATAG
- a CDS encoding SGNH/GDSL hydrolase family protein: MQIKDKLKKSSFYTIVGLNLIFLLVSLEFFLRAYKSVTYDGLIWLKSPSVNNVIDKKLGWISPKLRSYYKRDKVYGNGTVSYNSKGFRAPEFNKQDDWDFVVFVIGDSTMQGYQIPDGQIFSHMLEDKLRKYYKKPYVLPLAVGGYGTIQQYLLVKEISRSIKPDLVIHHWSENDIYNNSFALERYSPSANNMRVKPYYDLEKQEIVYKAPYIFNISPRIDSLMIVKMLNHYSRKYLINDLENSELLRLRKQSYKVTDIFIGKITRLFPSDTPKYGLYGHKGILPLYQKYGFKSVFSLVPDEMRGLPRDKHPNPQGHKYMLDSLFPKIEQFLLKKKSNKN; encoded by the coding sequence TTGCAAATTAAGGACAAATTAAAAAAATCTTCTTTTTATACAATTGTAGGTTTAAATTTAATTTTTCTTTTAGTTAGCCTTGAGTTTTTTTTAAGAGCTTATAAGTCTGTTACCTATGATGGACTCATATGGTTGAAGTCACCGTCCGTTAACAATGTAATAGATAAAAAATTAGGATGGATAAGCCCAAAACTTAGATCTTATTATAAACGAGATAAGGTATATGGTAATGGTACTGTCTCATATAACTCTAAAGGGTTTAGAGCCCCAGAGTTCAATAAACAGGATGATTGGGACTTTGTGGTATTTGTAATAGGTGACTCTACTATGCAGGGTTACCAGATCCCTGACGGCCAAATATTTTCACATATGTTAGAAGATAAACTACGTAAATATTATAAAAAACCTTATGTATTACCATTGGCAGTAGGAGGCTATGGCACTATTCAGCAATATCTTTTGGTTAAAGAGATTTCGCGATCTATTAAACCAGATCTTGTGATTCATCATTGGTCAGAAAATGATATCTACAATAACTCATTTGCTCTTGAGAGATATTCACCATCTGCTAATAATATGAGAGTTAAGCCATACTATGACCTTGAAAAACAAGAAATAGTTTATAAAGCTCCTTATATATTTAATATATCACCTAGAATCGATAGCCTTATGATTGTAAAAATGTTAAATCATTATTCAAGGAAATATTTAATTAATGATTTAGAAAACTCAGAATTATTGAGGTTAAGAAAGCAATCTTATAAGGTTACGGATATTTTTATAGGTAAAATAACTCGTCTTTTCCCATCTGATACGCCTAAATATGGGTTATATGGTCATAAAGGTATCCTTCCTTTATATCAAAAATATGGGTTCAAATCAGTTTTTAGCTTGGTTCCAGATGAAATGAGGGGTTTGCCAAGAGATAAACACCCTAATCCCCAAGGTCACAAATATATGCTTGATTCCTTATTCCCTAAAATAGAACAATTCCTGTTAAAGAAAAAATCAAATAAAAATTAA
- a CDS encoding NmrA/HSCARG family protein — translation MHSSFQANLSKRGVNRSKDLPLKRPKPLIAVTMATSRQGSAVVNHLSRTGAFQIRAITRTPFSNRSVHLAKLPNVEIWNGDLLDYKSLERCFSGVYGIFGNTTPTKGWILGRGSIVREYEISQGRVLVDVIKKLADLGTLKHFVFSSVCKPKDPLKNEPAPGHFSSKWSIEEYILLNGLQELTTIIRPVSYFENFNSNLPGVKISEKVFPGIVHKDKVWQTIAVDDVGLWTKAVFKNPHRFLGEAINIAGEEMTGSEMAALWQKIKRNDSQSARYSMIPRRLINLIEHDIGTMASWIERTGYGANLKELKIIAKELDITMTSFSKWLQGNHSQNISPKRMLEPNFAGSVSHVS, via the coding sequence TTGCATTCTTCCTTTCAAGCAAATCTCTCTAAAAGAGGTGTAAACAGATCTAAGGATCTACCTCTAAAAAGGCCTAAGCCTCTAATTGCAGTGACAATGGCAACAAGCAGGCAGGGATCCGCAGTGGTAAATCATTTATCTAGAACTGGCGCATTTCAGATTCGAGCAATTACTCGCACACCATTTAGTAATCGTTCAGTACATTTGGCGAAATTGCCAAATGTTGAAATATGGAATGGTGACCTCCTGGACTATAAAAGCTTGGAAAGATGTTTCTCAGGAGTTTACGGAATATTTGGTAATACCACTCCTACCAAAGGGTGGATTTTAGGCCGAGGAAGTATCGTTCGCGAATATGAGATATCACAAGGAAGAGTTTTAGTCGACGTAATCAAAAAATTAGCCGATTTAGGGACTTTAAAGCACTTTGTTTTTAGCTCAGTTTGCAAACCCAAAGACCCTCTAAAGAATGAACCAGCCCCAGGTCATTTTTCAAGCAAATGGAGTATTGAAGAATATATTTTGCTTAATGGGCTGCAAGAGCTCACAACTATTATCAGACCAGTTAGCTACTTCGAAAATTTCAATAGCAATCTACCTGGGGTAAAGATCTCTGAAAAAGTATTCCCTGGAATAGTTCACAAGGATAAAGTTTGGCAAACCATCGCAGTAGATGATGTAGGGCTGTGGACAAAGGCAGTATTTAAAAATCCACATAGATTTTTGGGAGAGGCAATAAATATCGCTGGAGAAGAGATGACTGGGAGCGAAATGGCAGCTCTTTGGCAAAAAATTAAACGCAATGATTCTCAATCAGCTCGCTATTCCATGATTCCCCGTAGGCTTATAAATCTAATCGAGCACGACATTGGCACTATGGCCAGCTGGATTGAAAGAACTGGGTATGGAGCAAATCTAAAAGAACTAAAAATCATTGCCAAAGAGCTGGATATAACAATGACCTCATTTTCAAAATGGCTACAGGGAAACCATTCTCAAAACATTTCTCCTAAAAGAATGCTTGAGCCTAATTTTGCAGGAAGTGTCTCGCATGTCAGTTAA
- a CDS encoding DUF2905 domain-containing protein has protein sequence MQKIIIIIGLLITYIGILYPYIKRIRLGQLPGDIAIRGENLTFYFPVITCILISLILTVILNLISK, from the coding sequence ATGCAAAAAATTATTATTATTATTGGCTTGTTAATCACTTATATAGGGATACTTTATCCCTATATAAAAAGGATACGTTTAGGACAATTACCAGGGGATATAGCTATAAGAGGAGAAAATTTAACTTTTTACTTCCCAGTGATTACTTGCATTTTAATTAGCTTGATACTGACAGTAATTCTAAATTTAATAAGCAAATAA
- a CDS encoding galactose oxidase → MLKSSAQKVLPKKRYEAEGWDYLEEGTLKLSRSACVCMTCVHFRYSCNTRCHTLLTCRAHTRLIPQGAHLTSKCPLWHKNYEDKFGFCPEAA, encoded by the coding sequence ATGCTTAAGAGTTCAGCCCAAAAAGTTCTACCCAAAAAGCGATATGAAGCAGAGGGTTGGGACTATCTCGAAGAAGGGACTCTCAAGTTGTCACGTTCAGCTTGCGTTTGCATGACATGTGTTCATTTTCGCTATTCATGCAATACACGTTGTCACACACTACTTACTTGTCGTGCTCATACTCGACTTATTCCACAAGGAGCTCACTTAACAAGTAAATGTCCTCTATGGCATAAAAACTATGAGGATAAATTTGGTTTCTGTCCTGAGGCTGCCTAA
- a CDS encoding chlorophyll a/b-binding protein, with protein sequence MSTFARMSRSEIIHGRIAMLIIIVLLIAKSYF encoded by the coding sequence ATGTCCACCTTCGCGCGCATGTCTAGATCTGAGATCATCCATGGTCGTATTGCCATGTTGATAATCATTGTTTTGTTAATAGCTAAGAGCTATTTTTAA
- a CDS encoding amino acid carrier protein yields the protein MEKAIELINNPINSFAWGWPTVVLIALTGIVLMLGLGFMPLVRLPYGLRILLNNPGGNQGEGEISPFQALMTSLSATIGTGNIAGVAAAIAIGGPGAIFWMWLIAIFGIATKYAEGVLAVHFREVDSLGNHVGGPMYYIKNGLGNKWTWLGSLFALFGMLAGFGIGNGVQCFEVSSALALAGVPKLLTGVILGILVFSVIIGGVKRIAQAASAIVPSMALLYVLACLIIILSNFSEIPSAFSTIFSNAFTGKAAASGTFAQVVLMGFKRGIFSNEAGLGSAPIAHASAKTNDPVRQGTIAMLGTFIDTIIICTMTALVIITTGAYQSSKSGADLSISAFNSGIPGTGWIVLVGLVVFAFTTVLGWSLYGERCTEYLFGIKAILPFRLIWVSVVVIGSVAGDRGVVWAVADTLNGLMAIPNLIALLLLSKTVFRLTKSYRFID from the coding sequence ATAGAAAAAGCAATAGAGCTTATAAATAATCCTATAAATAGTTTTGCTTGGGGCTGGCCAACAGTGGTCCTAATAGCCTTAACAGGGATTGTCCTAATGCTGGGGCTGGGCTTTATGCCCCTAGTTCGTCTTCCTTATGGACTAAGGATTTTGCTTAATAACCCTGGTGGGAATCAAGGAGAAGGAGAAATAAGCCCATTTCAAGCATTGATGACATCACTTTCAGCAACGATTGGTACTGGCAATATTGCAGGGGTTGCTGCTGCAATAGCAATTGGCGGACCTGGGGCCATATTTTGGATGTGGTTAATAGCAATTTTTGGAATTGCAACTAAATACGCCGAAGGAGTTTTAGCTGTTCACTTTCGAGAAGTCGACTCTCTAGGTAATCATGTAGGTGGGCCTATGTACTATATAAAAAATGGTCTTGGCAATAAATGGACTTGGTTAGGTTCTTTATTTGCATTATTTGGCATGTTAGCCGGTTTTGGAATTGGTAATGGGGTTCAATGTTTTGAAGTATCTAGTGCACTTGCATTAGCAGGAGTTCCAAAACTCTTAACCGGAGTAATTTTAGGCATTCTTGTGTTTTCAGTAATTATTGGTGGTGTTAAGCGTATAGCCCAAGCAGCATCTGCGATTGTTCCTTCTATGGCGCTTTTATATGTATTGGCTTGTTTAATCATTATCCTTAGTAATTTCTCGGAAATTCCATCAGCCTTTTCAACTATCTTTTCAAATGCTTTTACAGGGAAAGCTGCTGCTAGCGGAACATTTGCTCAGGTTGTTCTTATGGGCTTTAAAAGGGGAATATTTTCCAACGAAGCAGGTCTAGGGAGTGCTCCAATAGCACATGCATCTGCAAAAACAAATGATCCTGTTAGACAAGGCACTATTGCAATGTTAGGAACTTTTATTGACACCATTATTATTTGCACAATGACCGCTTTAGTAATTATTACAACTGGAGCTTATCAATCAAGCAAGTCTGGAGCTGATCTTTCCATCAGTGCATTTAATAGTGGTATACCGGGAACTGGTTGGATAGTACTTGTTGGTCTAGTAGTTTTTGCTTTCACTACTGTCCTTGGATGGAGTTTATATGGTGAACGATGCACTGAATATTTATTTGGAATTAAAGCCATACTTCCTTTTAGATTAATTTGGGTATCTGTTGTAGTAATTGGTTCTGTAGCAGGAGACAGAGGAGTTGTTTGGGCTGTAGCAGATACCTTAAATGGATTAATGGCTATCCCTAATTTAATTGCTCTCTTGCTTCTCTCGAAAACAGTGTTTAGGCTTACTAAAAGCTATCGTTTCATCGATTAA
- a CDS encoding DUF2939 domain-containing protein, which produces MTNSRRLTSTALLGSLLFSCYLYFTPYLAILGFKTAIDKKEYRESEKYINFISLRESLKSQLLPVIKDRTQTGFSNSPLGGLKIMLVNSLLEKAVEATLDSTITPYGLQLLLKTGDLTQKNQNNQLTPISSDSARGASKISLYYKNINVFVLSRKLEDDQGVVNSYWERKSLTHWRLRSIDLPLRTIRSIKP; this is translated from the coding sequence TTGACTAATAGCAGACGACTAACTTCTACCGCTTTATTAGGTTCATTGCTTTTTAGTTGTTATCTTTACTTTACTCCTTACCTAGCAATTTTGGGTTTTAAAACCGCTATAGATAAGAAGGAATATAGAGAATCAGAAAAATACATTAATTTCATTTCACTCAGGGAAAGTCTTAAAAGTCAATTATTACCGGTGATAAAAGATAGAACACAAACAGGGTTTTCTAATTCTCCATTAGGAGGGCTAAAAATTATGCTTGTAAACTCATTATTAGAAAAAGCAGTTGAAGCAACACTTGACTCAACTATTACTCCATATGGGTTACAGCTTCTTTTGAAAACAGGTGATCTAACACAAAAAAATCAGAATAATCAATTAACTCCTATATCTTCAGATAGCGCAAGAGGCGCTTCTAAAATAAGCCTTTATTATAAAAATATAAATGTATTCGTCTTAAGTAGAAAATTGGAAGATGATCAAGGCGTTGTAAATTCATATTGGGAAAGAAAGTCATTAACACATTGGAGACTAAGATCTATTGATTTACCATTAAGAACAATTCGCAGTATTAAACCATAA
- a CDS encoding LapA family protein, which translates to MQQINFKAVNFALMFGLSLLTAYFTLQNTASTTVNLLPGVSGSLPIAALVIISSGIGACGAWFFASWTDKLRGDEIKELQNTKSRIKELEVDLIRLKTKQNNIFPFTSFSSDKLPAQDHEAA; encoded by the coding sequence ATGCAACAGATCAATTTTAAAGCAGTCAACTTTGCTTTAATGTTTGGACTTTCACTTTTAACTGCTTATTTCACTTTGCAAAATACAGCTTCAACAACTGTGAATCTGCTACCAGGTGTTTCAGGATCGCTTCCTATTGCCGCATTGGTAATCATCTCCTCAGGAATAGGTGCTTGTGGAGCTTGGTTTTTTGCTAGTTGGACAGATAAGTTGAGAGGTGATGAGATAAAAGAACTACAAAATACTAAGAGTCGAATCAAGGAATTAGAAGTAGATTTAATTAGGCTTAAAACAAAGCAGAACAACATATTCCCTTTCACCAGTTTCTCATCGGATAAATTACCTGCTCAAGATCACGAAGCAGCCTAA
- a CDS encoding helix-turn-helix domain-containing protein, translating into MNEKQFKVLKQIGQMIREAREKDSLSIESLSKNLYIPKERLIALEEAQQQNLPEMVFIIGMIRRISDYLKIDSTELIYQLKDNSLSPN; encoded by the coding sequence ATGAATGAAAAACAATTTAAAGTCCTAAAGCAGATTGGCCAGATGATTAGGGAGGCGAGGGAAAAAGATAGCTTATCCATTGAATCACTTTCTAAGAATCTCTATATTCCTAAGGAAAGATTAATTGCATTAGAAGAGGCCCAACAGCAAAATCTACCTGAGATGGTATTTATAATAGGTATGATTAGGAGGATTTCAGATTATCTGAAAATAGACTCAACAGAATTAATATATCAATTAAAAGATAATAGTCTAAGTCCTAATTGA
- a CDS encoding DCC1-like thiol-disulfide oxidoreductase family protein, with amino-acid sequence MSTKLVFLYDGQCPFCNKFAELLELKSSIPNLSIIDGRTHPREINDLLKNGYDLDNGAILLKNKEILHGSSAINWICSQIENPSNSLLKILAITFSSSKRTDFIFPFLLIARRTLLFFKGVPNKIRF; translated from the coding sequence ATGAGCACGAAGCTTGTTTTCCTTTACGACGGTCAATGCCCATTTTGCAATAAGTTTGCAGAGCTACTCGAATTAAAAAGCTCTATTCCGAATCTTTCCATTATTGATGGAAGGACTCACCCTAGAGAAATTAATGACTTATTGAAAAATGGTTACGACCTTGATAATGGAGCAATTCTATTAAAAAACAAAGAAATCTTGCATGGATCTAGTGCTATTAATTGGATCTGTTCCCAGATTGAAAACCCTTCAAATTCATTGCTTAAAATACTTGCCATAACCTTCTCTTCCAGCAAAAGAACTGATTTTATATTCCCTTTTCTTCTGATTGCTAGAAGAACACTACTTTTTTTTAAAGGTGTCCCAAATAAGATTAGGTTTTGA
- a CDS encoding GIY-YIG nuclease family protein: MAGHIYLIRNKDLFKIGVTRNINHRMKVLKPDQILKVLKIDEYEELEKKLHKKYKHARIPQTEYFRLDKQQLSECKRDLSISSYRRGKCNPLFIGIITILTSPLSCIFWGIRQSSLKLAVLPFTVIFIAGYIHPPVMLNEKTKFTVHLAAGLIAFVIARKNKIKALN; the protein is encoded by the coding sequence ATGGCTGGTCACATTTATCTTATAAGAAATAAAGATCTTTTTAAGATTGGGGTTACCAGAAATATCAATCACCGTATGAAAGTTCTCAAACCAGATCAAATATTAAAGGTATTAAAAATAGATGAATATGAAGAGCTAGAAAAAAAATTGCATAAAAAATATAAGCATGCGCGAATTCCTCAAACTGAATACTTCAGACTAGACAAGCAACAGCTTTCTGAATGCAAAAGAGACCTATCTATATCTTCTTATCGCAGAGGAAAATGCAATCCCTTATTCATAGGAATAATTACAATACTAACTTCACCTCTTTCATGTATCTTTTGGGGTATCCGTCAAAGCTCACTAAAGCTTGCAGTGCTTCCTTTTACAGTGATTTTTATCGCAGGCTATATACACCCTCCAGTCATGTTAAATGAAAAAACAAAATTCACAGTTCATTTAGCTGCAGGATTAATAGCATTTGTAATTGCTAGAAAAAATAAGATTAAAGCTCTTAACTAA
- a CDS encoding AAA family ATPase — protein MRLINCRIQNVRLHADLSIDFSPRITLISGANETGKSTLIEALHKTLFLKATATGASVEVLRSRLHLGHPTIQLQFEAKDKIYTLRKSFTGTSGQITLLNEANGEQLLGAQAEECLASILGVKESLSSRQAKKLLPSRWGHLWVTQGSSSKDLLKNPKSYYDFDSLLIQLEKKGGTVVQQSSHDQYVVKQIENAINENFSSRGIKKNSPFYQRKEELNTAETALRLARERQREYEQSSEELVEVTKEIENLQNKEVKQLLEQKRILSIQEDGYQKLKASINPTEKELEPIRLQHQTIEKALLSIDQLQGKIKIKEEEQKNLHSYVSKQKAKELVFINELEIKQENLKSLKQNLQSLDQKRSLLQAISEQLTTQERIARLASDLNIMNKALKDRKQINENIALLSKIERGDLENLQNLNQKIRDIHTRLEAMSTNVKVLQSNQNIFINGEEIRPKGSKSFNEVFEIKIGDDISLEITPGGRNALNGLQEAYQDTKKEFLRKLSAFKLKSLEVAEKEFEERSQLEQQLKVLGIYSQQDILNTQKSLDDFKSRAIDIESHLLALKERHQNTYRELSPIKDPHTLSKLQKECQEKFSHASSALKNAENEMQLGQTNLESFRISQTEANTNLKVIDSELLFSKEQLNTIYKEHGSQQTQKNQLKSIKKQLSKLEDHLLSLKHKVTSFTQLDIASQLNNVDVQLKSLDQRKETLLAQKGAAKRNCEAISSNNPYAAVEEAIVHLEAVKNDHDSLKRLTEAQKLLQELFLKAQSELSNRYTQPLGKSIGKYLKPLLSSDPIAKLSFDQSTGFNSIQLQRGKELYDFEELSGGMKEQLSAALRLSMAEVLKNDHNGCLPIIFDDAFTNSDPERIPLVKKMLFQAADKGLQIILLTCDPDTYQSFANKIIKLN, from the coding sequence ATGCGTCTTATTAATTGTCGAATTCAAAATGTAAGGCTGCATGCCGACCTAAGTATAGATTTCTCACCACGTATAACATTAATTAGTGGAGCGAATGAAACAGGAAAAAGTACACTGATAGAAGCTCTGCATAAGACCTTATTTCTAAAAGCAACAGCAACTGGTGCTTCTGTTGAAGTCCTTAGATCAAGGTTGCATTTAGGTCATCCAACAATCCAACTCCAATTCGAAGCTAAAGATAAGATTTATACTTTGCGGAAATCTTTTACTGGGACATCTGGCCAGATAACTCTACTTAATGAAGCCAATGGGGAACAACTCTTAGGTGCCCAGGCAGAAGAGTGCTTAGCAAGCATCCTAGGAGTCAAAGAGTCTCTAAGTAGTCGTCAAGCAAAGAAACTTCTCCCTAGTCGCTGGGGGCATCTTTGGGTAACGCAAGGCTCGTCAAGTAAAGACCTTCTGAAAAACCCTAAAAGCTATTACGACTTCGATTCACTACTAATTCAATTAGAAAAGAAAGGGGGAACTGTTGTTCAGCAATCGTCCCATGACCAATATGTCGTAAAACAAATTGAGAACGCAATTAACGAAAATTTCTCTAGTCGTGGTATTAAAAAAAATTCTCCTTTTTATCAACGCAAAGAAGAATTAAACACCGCTGAAACGGCACTTAGGTTGGCACGCGAAAGACAACGAGAATATGAACAGTCCAGCGAAGAACTTGTTGAAGTCACCAAGGAAATTGAAAATCTTCAAAATAAAGAGGTAAAACAATTACTAGAACAAAAACGAATCTTATCGATACAAGAAGACGGCTATCAAAAACTAAAAGCAAGCATCAATCCTACTGAAAAGGAATTAGAACCAATTCGGCTGCAACACCAAACAATAGAAAAAGCCTTATTAAGCATTGATCAACTTCAAGGAAAAATCAAAATAAAAGAAGAAGAACAAAAAAATTTGCACAGCTATGTGAGCAAGCAAAAAGCAAAAGAACTAGTTTTCATCAATGAGCTGGAAATAAAACAAGAAAATCTGAAGAGTCTCAAACAAAATCTTCAATCCTTAGATCAAAAACGTTCTCTCCTACAAGCAATCTCAGAACAATTAACTACTCAAGAAAGGATAGCGAGATTAGCTTCTGATCTAAACATAATGAATAAAGCTTTAAAGGATCGCAAACAAATTAACGAAAACATAGCTTTATTATCAAAAATAGAACGTGGCGATTTAGAGAACTTACAAAATCTAAATCAAAAGATTAGGGATATTCACACACGGTTAGAGGCAATGTCAACTAATGTCAAAGTTCTGCAATCCAATCAAAACATCTTTATCAATGGGGAAGAAATTAGACCGAAGGGAAGCAAAAGCTTCAATGAGGTTTTTGAAATAAAAATAGGCGATGACATCTCTTTGGAAATCACACCTGGGGGGAGGAATGCACTGAACGGTTTACAGGAGGCCTATCAAGATACTAAAAAAGAATTTTTGAGAAAATTATCTGCTTTTAAATTGAAATCTTTGGAAGTAGCCGAAAAAGAGTTTGAGGAGAGATCCCAACTTGAACAACAACTAAAAGTTCTCGGTATATATAGCCAGCAAGATATTCTAAATACGCAAAAGTCATTAGATGATTTCAAGTCAAGAGCGATTGACATAGAAAGCCATCTGCTAGCCCTTAAAGAACGTCACCAAAATACATATCGAGAGCTTTCTCCTATAAAAGATCCTCATACACTTAGCAAACTTCAAAAGGAATGCCAGGAAAAATTTTCTCACGCTTCTTCTGCTTTGAAAAACGCAGAAAATGAAATGCAATTAGGTCAAACCAATCTAGAGAGTTTCAGGATCTCTCAAACTGAAGCCAATACAAACTTGAAGGTAATTGATAGTGAACTTCTTTTCTCGAAAGAGCAATTAAACACTATTTACAAAGAGCATGGGAGTCAACAAACTCAAAAGAATCAATTGAAATCAATCAAAAAGCAACTAAGCAAATTAGAAGATCATTTGCTTAGTTTAAAACACAAAGTCACATCATTTACGCAACTAGATATTGCGAGTCAATTAAATAACGTAGATGTCCAGCTTAAATCTCTTGATCAGAGAAAAGAAACTCTACTTGCACAAAAAGGAGCAGCCAAGAGGAATTGTGAAGCAATAAGTAGCAACAACCCATATGCAGCCGTTGAAGAAGCAATAGTGCATCTGGAAGCAGTCAAAAATGACCATGACAGTCTTAAGCGACTAACTGAAGCACAAAAACTGCTACAAGAGCTTTTTCTCAAAGCTCAATCAGAGCTCTCCAATCGTTATACCCAACCTTTAGGGAAATCTATCGGGAAATATCTGAAGCCATTACTCTCAAGTGATCCAATTGCAAAACTAAGTTTTGATCAATCCACTGGCTTTAATTCAATTCAATTACAGAGAGGGAAAGAGCTATACGATTTCGAAGAATTAAGCGGTGGAATGAAAGAACAATTATCAGCAGCATTGCGTCTATCAATGGCCGAAGTCCTCAAAAATGATCACAACGGATGCCTACCTATCATCTTTGACGATGCCTTTACTAATTCCGACCCAGAAAGGATCCCACTTGTTAAAAAAATGCTTTTTCAAGCAGCTGATAAAGGATTACAGATAATTCTCCTTACTTGTGATCCAGATACATATCAATCATTTGCTAACAAGATAATTAAGCTGAATTAG
- a CDS encoding metallophosphoesterase family protein, which translates to MANFIHTADWQIGKPYLKVTDEQKRFKLRQERLNVIARIKDKAKELDSDFVLIAGDLFDSPTPSVSTVAEVLESIREINIPVIVIPGNHDHGALGTVWHSENFKKYQPQIAPNLILLLEPKPVELADAVILPCPLVRNRDSRDPTIWIRKLDWKTLSSTKPRIILAHGGVHDFKGQDYSLENKTMPISNGIINLQDLPDTEIDYIALGDWHNLKQVSKKAWYSGTPEPDRFNQGKDNQRGQVLQVEVSRGETPQVTPLPTGFIQWHNMSFEFSSDKDLDRFERQVDKLTSSRISRDLLSIAISGRLSLSGYKRYELLKKDLQNKLIRLKIKDNCQEIPKDEEIEQLTNSFEDPLIAQVANQLQERLKAEGGKSGSHDSITHIALCELHRMAMKN; encoded by the coding sequence TTGGCAAATTTTATTCACACAGCTGATTGGCAAATAGGCAAGCCATATTTAAAAGTAACTGATGAACAAAAGCGATTCAAGCTTAGGCAAGAGCGCTTAAATGTCATAGCTCGCATTAAAGATAAGGCAAAGGAACTTGATTCGGATTTTGTTCTTATAGCAGGAGATTTATTCGACTCTCCAACGCCATCGGTTTCCACTGTCGCAGAAGTACTAGAAAGCATAAGAGAAATAAATATTCCTGTAATTGTTATTCCTGGCAATCATGACCATGGAGCTCTTGGAACAGTTTGGCACAGCGAGAATTTCAAAAAATACCAACCACAAATAGCTCCTAACCTTATATTGTTACTTGAGCCAAAACCAGTTGAACTTGCAGATGCTGTTATTCTTCCATGTCCATTAGTAAGGAATAGAGATAGTCGTGATCCAACTATATGGATAAGGAAGCTAGACTGGAAAACTTTATCATCGACAAAGCCCCGTATCATTCTTGCTCATGGTGGAGTTCATGATTTCAAAGGCCAGGACTATAGTTTAGAAAACAAAACAATGCCTATAAGCAACGGAATAATTAATTTACAAGATCTTCCTGATACTGAAATTGACTACATTGCATTAGGTGATTGGCACAATTTAAAGCAAGTAAGCAAAAAGGCTTGGTATTCAGGGACACCAGAGCCAGATCGCTTTAATCAAGGGAAGGATAATCAACGTGGTCAAGTTTTACAAGTAGAAGTATCTAGAGGTGAAACTCCACAAGTGACCCCACTCCCAACAGGATTCATACAATGGCACAACATGAGTTTTGAATTTAGCAGTGACAAAGATTTAGATCGATTTGAACGCCAAGTAGATAAACTTACTTCTAGCCGTATTTCACGAGATCTCCTTAGCATTGCAATAAGTGGTCGACTTAGTTTGTCTGGCTACAAACGATATGAATTGCTAAAAAAAGATCTTCAAAACAAATTAATAAGGCTTAAAATAAAAGACAACTGCCAAGAGATCCCTAAAGATGAAGAAATAGAGCAACTAACAAACTCTTTTGAAGATCCACTAATTGCTCAAGTCGCAAATCAGTTGCAAGAGCGCTTGAAGGCAGAGGGAGGCAAAAGCGGAAGCCATGATTCAATTACTCATATTGCTCTTTGCGAATTGCATAGAATGGCAATGAAAAATTAG